Sequence from the Vicinamibacterales bacterium genome:
GCGCGCGAGGCGCGCTGCGCGCATTTCATCGACTTCCTGCTGCAGGCCTCCGAGAGGGTCGACGCGACCCTCGCACGCCAGTGGCGGCGCGCGATGCAGACGCTCCGCGACATCGGCTTCCACAGCGCCGACGCGGCCGGCCGCGACGCGCTGGTTGCCGCGATGGCCCGTCCGGAGCACGACCGCGACGCGACGCACCAGGCGTATTTCGCGTATCGCCTCGTCAAGCAGCAGAACACCTTCGCGTTCTACACGTCCCGCCAGGGGCTGATCGAGTGCCTCGACTACCGCGGCAACTCGTTCAACGTCGCGTTCCCGGCCTGCGATCATCCGGAGCACCGCACACTGTGAAGACCTACGACGCGATCATCGTCGGGTCCGGCGCGTGCGGCGGCTGGGCGGCGCTCGAGTTGACGAAGCAGGGCCTCGACGTCCTGATGCTCGAAGCCGGCGCGGCCGTCGATCCGGCGAAGGACTTCCATCATCGCTTTTCCTACGAACTCGACTATCGCGGCAACGGCGAACCGGGGCTGATGCGCCGCTACTCGGGCAGCGAGCGCAACTACAAGATCATGATCGACGACGTGGAGAACCCGTACACCACGTCGCCGGAGACGACGTATCGGTGGGGGCGCTCACGCGTGCTGGGCGGCCGCACGCTGCACTGGGCGCGCGCCACGGATCGCATGGCCGACTACGAGTTCAAGGCGGCGTCGCGCGACGGTTACGGCATGGACTGGGCCGTCTCGTACGGCGACATGAAGCCGTACTACGACCGTGTCGAGTCATTCGTCGGCGTCAGCGGCGCGCGAGAAGGGTGGCCGCAGTTTCCCGATGGCGTGTTCCTGCCGCCGATGCCGCTCAACTGCGCGGAGACGATTTTGACGGCCGCCTGTGCGTCGCTCGGCTGGCCGTCGACGCACCGGCGCCTCTCGCAGTTGACGCAGCCGCACAACGGGCGCCCGGCCTGTCACTACTGCGGCAACTGCGTCAACGGCTGCGACGTCGGCGCCATGTT
This genomic interval carries:
- a CDS encoding gluconate 2-dehydrogenase subunit 3 family protein — translated: MDSTRRRFLRLAAAAAALPGAADFLAPWLHAQAHDQHYAPPDPGLLKDYQPKFFDQDDFAALAALTAILIPTDDTPGAREARCAHFIDFLLQASERVDATLARQWRRAMQTLRDIGFHSADAAGRDALVAAMARPEHDRDATHQAYFAYRLVKQQNTFAFYTSRQGLIECLDYRGNSFNVAFPACDHPEHRTL